The proteins below come from a single Isoptericola dokdonensis DS-3 genomic window:
- a CDS encoding FUSC family protein produces MTSPVLTSARDVLDRGHLREALRVHPSPATAASVLAAVRCGAAVALALGLAAALGRQDLAGYAALGALASLYGRFEPYRRRAEVVALLGVVLTVAFTGVAALTTLGAPALGVLAAVALVAAGATVLCLLVRTGPPGGTIVVFAAAGGMAAGTSWADVGERGLAVAAGAAVAWLVAMSGWAVRPGGALRRAVRRVTPGPTATTPPVADTTTPVPSVRQTLRETWREPGWRLGGIRVAAAALGAGVVAHLAGLAHPAWAQLGATATLQGSTTRHAVVRALQRAGGTAVGALLAWPLLAAHLGFAATCVVVVVLQVVTEIVVGRHYGLAMLTITPMALLMTSLAAPTDPGGAAAARALDTVLGAALGVLAVVLVHARRRGAATTV; encoded by the coding sequence ATGACCTCCCCCGTGCTCACCTCCGCCCGGGACGTGCTCGACCGGGGACACCTCCGCGAAGCGCTGCGCGTCCACCCCTCGCCCGCCACCGCCGCGAGCGTGCTCGCCGCCGTCCGCTGCGGGGCCGCCGTCGCGCTCGCGCTCGGCCTCGCCGCCGCCCTCGGCCGCCAGGACCTCGCCGGCTACGCCGCCCTCGGGGCCCTCGCCTCCCTCTACGGCCGCTTCGAGCCGTACCGCCGACGCGCCGAGGTCGTCGCCCTCCTGGGTGTCGTGCTGACCGTCGCCTTCACGGGCGTCGCGGCGCTGACGACCCTCGGCGCCCCCGCCCTCGGGGTGCTCGCCGCCGTCGCCCTCGTCGCCGCCGGGGCGACCGTGCTGTGCCTCCTGGTCCGCACCGGGCCGCCCGGCGGGACCATCGTCGTCTTCGCCGCGGCGGGCGGGATGGCCGCCGGCACCAGCTGGGCGGACGTCGGCGAGCGCGGGCTCGCCGTGGCCGCCGGAGCGGCCGTGGCCTGGCTCGTCGCCATGAGCGGGTGGGCCGTCCGCCCGGGCGGTGCCCTGCGGCGGGCCGTCCGCCGGGTCACCCCCGGACCGACCGCCACGACGCCGCCCGTCGCCGACACGACGACGCCGGTTCCGTCGGTACGGCAGACGCTCCGGGAGACCTGGCGCGAGCCCGGGTGGCGCCTCGGCGGGATCCGGGTCGCCGCCGCCGCGCTCGGCGCCGGCGTCGTCGCCCACCTCGCCGGGCTCGCGCACCCGGCCTGGGCGCAGCTGGGTGCCACCGCCACCCTCCAGGGGAGCACCACCCGGCACGCCGTCGTCCGGGCGCTCCAGCGCGCCGGCGGCACCGCCGTCGGAGCGCTCCTTGCCTGGCCCCTGCTCGCCGCGCACCTCGGGTTCGCCGCGACCTGCGTCGTCGTGGTCGTGCTCCAGGTCGTCACCGAGATCGTCGTCGGACGTCACTACGGGCTGGCGATGCTCACCATCACGCCCATGGCGCTGCTCATGACCTCCCTCGCCGCCCCCACCGACCCCGGCGGTGCGGCCGCAGCCCGCGCGCTCGACACCGTCCTCGGCGCCGCGCTCGGCGTGCTCGCCGTCGTCCTGGTCCACGCACGCCGACGGGGCGCCGCGACGACGGTGTGA
- the nhaA gene encoding Na+/H+ antiporter NhaA, whose amino-acid sequence MFANSPWRDAYTSLTEFVPGGDLLHPLHLDLSLAAWAADGLLAVFFFVVGLELKHEFVAGSLRSPKQAGVPMLAAVGGMVVPAAIYAVLVVALGDSSALHGWAIPTATDIAFALAVLAVFGKGLPVAIRTFLLTLAVVDDLLAITVIAVFYTSEIHFGYLAASLGVIALFGWYVRTRRPHWWLLVPLFAVAWTFMHASGVHATVAGVLMGFTVAARPTHGETESRTHYYEHWVKPWSQGIALPVFAFFSAGVNLVDGGGPGELLGQPIVAAIVAGLVVGKVIGVLGTTWLVTRVTPLRLAQGIGVRDLLPVALLAGIGFTVSLLIAELSFEHGSEHTLGAKAAILLASVIAAVLGAFMLRWDARQERSADMNRDDVPDEVTSYIGDEQDRETH is encoded by the coding sequence ATCTTCGCCAACTCGCCCTGGCGCGACGCCTACACCTCGCTCACCGAGTTCGTCCCCGGCGGCGACCTGCTGCACCCGCTGCACCTGGACCTCTCCCTCGCGGCCTGGGCGGCGGACGGGCTGCTCGCGGTCTTCTTCTTCGTCGTCGGCCTCGAGCTCAAGCACGAGTTCGTCGCCGGCTCCCTGCGCAGCCCGAAGCAGGCGGGCGTCCCGATGCTCGCGGCGGTCGGCGGCATGGTCGTCCCCGCCGCCATCTACGCGGTGCTCGTCGTCGCGCTGGGCGACTCGAGCGCCCTGCACGGGTGGGCCATCCCGACGGCGACCGACATCGCCTTCGCGCTCGCCGTGCTCGCCGTCTTCGGCAAGGGCCTGCCCGTCGCGATCCGCACGTTCCTGCTGACCCTCGCCGTCGTCGACGACCTCCTGGCCATCACGGTCATCGCGGTCTTCTACACGTCCGAGATCCACTTCGGCTACCTCGCCGCCTCCCTCGGCGTCATCGCCCTGTTCGGCTGGTACGTGCGGACCCGGCGCCCCCACTGGTGGCTCCTCGTGCCGCTGTTCGCCGTGGCCTGGACCTTCATGCACGCCTCCGGCGTGCACGCGACCGTCGCGGGCGTCCTCATGGGCTTCACCGTGGCCGCCCGGCCGACGCACGGCGAGACCGAGTCCCGCACCCACTACTACGAGCACTGGGTCAAGCCCTGGTCGCAGGGGATCGCCCTGCCGGTGTTCGCCTTCTTCTCCGCCGGGGTCAACCTGGTCGACGGCGGCGGCCCCGGCGAGCTCCTCGGCCAGCCGATCGTCGCCGCCATCGTCGCCGGACTCGTCGTGGGCAAGGTGATCGGCGTCCTGGGCACCACGTGGCTCGTCACCCGGGTCACCCCGCTCCGGCTGGCGCAGGGCATCGGCGTGCGCGACCTGCTGCCCGTCGCCCTGCTCGCCGGGATCGGGTTCACCGTGTCCCTGCTCATCGCCGAGCTCTCGTTCGAGCACGGCTCCGAGCACACCCTCGGCGCGAAGGCCGCCATCCTGCTGGCGTCCGTGATCGCCGCGGTGCTGGGGGCGTTCATGCTGCGCTGGGACGCACGCCAGGAGCGCAGCGCCGACATGAACCGCGACGACGTGCCCGACGAGGTCACGTCCTACATCGGCGACGAGCAGGACCGCGAGACCCACTGA
- a CDS encoding DUF1697 domain-containing protein, translated as MTTYAVLLRGVNVGGHRRVPAADLRAAADAVGLGDPRTYATSGNLVVTCDDAATTDQVAHDLTTALADRLGLEVQVVAVAADRLARLLAAVPFPDAARDEPAKVLLHVGPRDVDAAGVARLADEHTGPERVAVAEGALYVHHVDGVGRSRLTGDRIDRAAGTWTTGRSWRTVIRLLEMAAP; from the coding sequence GTGACGACGTACGCGGTGCTGCTGCGCGGGGTCAACGTCGGAGGCCACCGGCGCGTGCCGGCCGCCGACCTGCGGGCCGCCGCCGACGCCGTCGGGCTGGGCGACCCCCGCACGTACGCCACCAGCGGCAACCTCGTCGTGACCTGCGACGACGCCGCCACGACGGACCAGGTCGCCCACGACCTGACGACGGCGCTCGCCGACCGGCTCGGCCTGGAGGTGCAGGTCGTCGCCGTCGCCGCCGACCGGCTCGCCCGGCTCCTCGCGGCGGTCCCCTTCCCCGACGCCGCCCGCGACGAGCCCGCGAAGGTGCTGCTGCACGTCGGGCCGCGCGACGTGGACGCCGCCGGCGTGGCCCGCCTCGCGGACGAGCACACCGGGCCCGAGCGGGTCGCCGTCGCCGAGGGCGCCCTGTACGTCCACCACGTCGACGGCGTGGGGCGCAGCCGTCTCACCGGCGACCGGATCGACCGGGCCGCCGGGACGTGGACGACAGGCCGCAGCTGGCGCACCGTCATCCGGTTGCTGGAGATGGCCGCGCCGTGA
- a CDS encoding PhoH family protein, giving the protein MAHTETPSTDRRTFVVDTSVLLSDPRAIYRFAEHDVVLPVVVVTELEAKRHHAELGYFARSALRALDDLRIEHGRLDAPIPVGADGGSLRVELNHTDPAVLPAGFRLGDNDTRILSVAANLASEGLDVTVVSKDLPMRVKASAVGLRAEEYRHELAVDSGWTGMRELTMTDDQMGELYDGTEVDLAALDPGVVEDAGPLLCHTGLVVHSASGSALGRVTADKRVRLVRGDQDLFGVHGRSAEQRVAIDLLLDDDIGIVSLGGRAGTGKSALALCAGLEAVLERRQHRKIIVFRPLYAVGGQELGYLPGSESEKMNPWAQAVHDTLGALVSPAVLDEVIDREMLEVLPLTHIRGRSLHDAFVIVDEAQSLERNVLLTVLSRIGQSSRVVLTHDVAQRDNLRVGRHDGVAAVIEALKGHPLFAHVTLTRSERSPVAALVTEMLEGLEI; this is encoded by the coding sequence GTGGCCCACACCGAAACACCCAGCACCGACCGTCGGACGTTCGTCGTCGACACGTCCGTCCTGTTGTCCGACCCGCGGGCGATCTACCGCTTCGCCGAGCACGACGTGGTCCTGCCCGTCGTCGTCGTCACGGAGCTCGAGGCCAAGCGGCACCACGCCGAGCTCGGCTACTTCGCCCGCAGTGCGCTGCGGGCGCTCGACGACCTGCGGATCGAGCACGGCAGGCTCGACGCCCCGATCCCGGTCGGGGCCGACGGCGGCTCGCTGCGCGTCGAGCTGAACCACACCGACCCGGCGGTGCTGCCCGCCGGGTTCCGGCTCGGCGACAACGACACCCGCATCCTGTCCGTCGCCGCCAACCTGGCCTCGGAGGGGCTGGACGTCACGGTCGTGTCGAAGGACCTGCCGATGCGGGTCAAGGCGTCGGCGGTGGGGTTGCGGGCCGAGGAGTACCGGCACGAGCTAGCCGTGGACTCGGGCTGGACCGGCATGCGCGAGCTGACGATGACGGACGACCAGATGGGTGAGCTCTACGACGGCACCGAGGTCGACCTGGCGGCCCTCGACCCGGGAGTGGTCGAGGACGCCGGCCCGCTGCTGTGCCACACCGGGCTGGTGGTGCACAGCGCGAGCGGGTCGGCGCTGGGACGGGTCACCGCCGACAAGCGGGTCCGGCTGGTGCGTGGCGACCAGGACCTGTTCGGCGTCCACGGCCGCTCGGCCGAGCAGCGCGTCGCGATCGACCTGCTGCTCGACGACGACATCGGCATCGTCTCGCTCGGCGGGCGCGCCGGCACCGGCAAGTCGGCGCTGGCGCTGTGCGCCGGGCTGGAGGCGGTGCTGGAGCGTCGTCAGCACCGCAAGATCATCGTGTTCCGCCCGTTGTACGCCGTCGGCGGTCAGGAGCTCGGGTACCTGCCGGGCAGCGAGTCCGAGAAGATGAACCCGTGGGCGCAGGCCGTCCACGACACGCTCGGTGCGCTGGTCTCCCCGGCGGTGCTCGACGAGGTGATCGACCGGGAGATGCTCGAGGTGCTGCCGCTGACGCACATCCGGGGGCGTTCGCTGCACGACGCGTTCGTCATCGTCGACGAGGCCCAGTCGCTGGAGCGCAACGTGCTGCTCACGGTGCTGTCCCGCATCGGGCAGTCGTCGCGGGTGGTGCTCACCCACGACGTGGCGCAGCGCGACAACCTGCGGGTGGGGCGCCACGACGGCGTCGCGGCGGTCATCGAGGCGCTCAAGGGTCACCCGCTGTTCGCGCACGTCACGCTGACGCGTTCGGAGCGGTCGCCGGTGGCGGCGCTGGTCACGGAGATGCTGGAGGGCCTGGAGATCTGA
- a CDS encoding MarR family winged helix-turn-helix transcriptional regulator, translating into MDYIERVRVQWAERLPGVDTAPAEVGARVRRIAALLDAATEADLAGRDLTRPELDLLTALRRAGRPLRAGEITTMTGAPGASITKRLDRLARAGLVERTVPERDRRGVVVALTAAGERLVDEAFPRQVDRERDALADLDETQRAELGRLLAVVLHRLDPVDY; encoded by the coding sequence GTGGACTACATCGAGCGGGTGCGGGTGCAGTGGGCGGAGCGGCTCCCCGGCGTCGACACCGCGCCGGCCGAGGTCGGCGCCCGGGTGCGGCGCATCGCGGCGCTGCTGGACGCGGCGACCGAGGCGGACCTGGCGGGCCGCGACCTCACGCGGCCCGAGCTGGACCTGCTCACCGCGCTGCGCCGCGCGGGCCGGCCGCTGCGTGCGGGCGAGATCACGACGATGACCGGCGCGCCGGGGGCCTCCATCACGAAGCGCCTCGACCGCCTCGCCCGGGCGGGCCTGGTGGAGCGGACTGTGCCGGAGCGCGACCGCCGCGGGGTCGTCGTCGCCCTCACGGCGGCGGGGGAGCGACTCGTCGACGAGGCGTTCCCCCGCCAGGTCGACCGGGAGCGTGACGCGCTGGCCGACCTCGACGAGACCCAGCGGGCCGAGCTCGGCCGCCTGCTCGCCGTCGTGCTGCACCGCCTGGACCCCGTCGACTACTGA
- a CDS encoding TetR/AcrR family transcriptional regulator produces the protein MPSTPGDHLPGRQREARANDSAVLAAAREVFAHQGHGASMADVARHAGVGVGTVYRRYPTKDALVEALHTEAVRVAAALAATVADAPGADGAVVTFLARHVHEAEGSLLRPTGATTPIPPDLAAATADLHDALRRLVELDQDAGVVPAGFTAADVMLLLLHLRPALPLPRERADELHLRYLALAARGLRDQAADGALHAGPGWDEWVGTWHA, from the coding sequence ATGCCCAGCACACCCGGCGACCACCTGCCCGGCCGGCAGCGCGAGGCACGCGCCAACGACTCGGCCGTGCTGGCCGCCGCTCGCGAGGTCTTCGCCCACCAGGGCCACGGAGCCTCGATGGCCGACGTCGCCCGGCACGCCGGCGTCGGCGTCGGCACCGTGTACCGCCGCTACCCCACCAAGGACGCGCTCGTCGAGGCGCTGCACACCGAGGCGGTCCGGGTCGCCGCGGCGCTCGCCGCCACCGTGGCCGACGCACCGGGCGCCGACGGGGCCGTCGTGACGTTCCTCGCCCGCCACGTGCACGAGGCCGAAGGCTCCCTGCTGCGCCCGACCGGGGCGACCACCCCGATCCCGCCCGACCTCGCGGCCGCCACGGCCGACCTGCACGACGCGCTCCGCCGACTCGTCGAGCTCGACCAGGACGCCGGCGTCGTGCCGGCCGGGTTCACCGCCGCCGACGTCATGCTGCTCCTGCTCCACCTGCGCCCGGCGCTCCCCCTCCCCCGCGAGCGTGCCGACGAGCTGCACCTGCGCTACCTCGCGCTCGCCGCGCGAGGACTGCGCGACCAGGCGGCGGACGGCGCGCTCCACGCCGGACCCGGCTGGGACGAGTGGGTCGGGACCTGGCACGCCTGA
- a CDS encoding acetyl-CoA C-acyltransferase — translation MISAPDDVVVVAAARTPQGRLRGALSPLSAVELGAVAARAALAAAGPLAEQVDAVVQGQVLQAGAGQNPARQTAVAAGVALDVPAVTVNKVCLSGLTAVIDGARLLRTGEASVVLAGGQESMTNAPHLLPGARAGFGYGDATLLDAVARDGLTDAFDGRAMGLSTEEHNVGDAFVSRQEQDAVAAASHQRAARATKDGVLADELVPVEVPQRRGDPVVVRADEGVRPDTTPESLARLRPAFSPDGTITAGNASQISDGAAALVLTTRARAEAAGVSVLATVRAAGRVAGPDRSLHSQPARAIAAALDRQGWTAGDLDHVEINEAFAAVAVVSTRALGLDPSVVNPHGGGISLGHPIGASGARLVVHAAHVLARRAAEGLPGRAAVGLCGGGGQGDALLLEV, via the coding sequence ATGATCAGCGCTCCCGACGACGTGGTGGTGGTCGCCGCCGCCCGCACCCCGCAGGGTCGCCTGCGCGGTGCGCTCTCGCCCCTGAGCGCCGTCGAGCTGGGGGCGGTCGCCGCCCGGGCCGCGCTCGCCGCGGCCGGGCCGCTCGCCGAGCAGGTGGACGCCGTCGTGCAGGGCCAGGTGCTCCAGGCGGGGGCCGGTCAGAACCCGGCCCGGCAGACGGCGGTCGCCGCGGGCGTCGCGCTCGACGTGCCCGCCGTGACGGTCAACAAGGTGTGCCTGTCCGGGCTGACGGCGGTGATCGACGGTGCCCGGCTGCTGCGCACCGGGGAGGCGTCGGTGGTGCTCGCCGGCGGGCAGGAGTCCATGACGAACGCCCCGCACCTGCTGCCCGGCGCCCGCGCCGGGTTCGGCTACGGCGACGCGACCCTCCTCGACGCCGTTGCCCGCGACGGCCTGACGGACGCGTTCGACGGCCGGGCGATGGGGCTGAGCACCGAGGAGCACAACGTCGGCGACGCCTTCGTGTCCCGGCAGGAGCAGGACGCCGTCGCGGCGGCCTCGCACCAGCGGGCCGCCCGCGCGACGAAGGACGGTGTGCTCGCGGACGAGCTCGTGCCCGTCGAGGTGCCGCAGCGGCGCGGCGACCCCGTCGTCGTGCGCGCCGACGAGGGCGTGCGCCCGGACACCACCCCCGAGTCGCTCGCACGGCTGCGCCCCGCCTTCTCCCCGGACGGCACGATCACCGCCGGCAACGCCTCCCAGATCTCCGACGGCGCCGCCGCCCTGGTGCTCACCACGCGCGCTCGCGCGGAGGCCGCCGGGGTGTCGGTGCTCGCCACCGTGCGGGCCGCCGGGCGGGTCGCCGGCCCCGACCGGTCGCTGCACTCGCAGCCCGCCCGGGCGATCGCCGCCGCCCTCGACCGGCAGGGCTGGACCGCCGGCGACCTCGACCACGTCGAGATCAACGAGGCGTTCGCCGCCGTCGCGGTGGTCTCGACACGCGCGCTGGGCCTTGACCCGTCCGTGGTCAACCCGCACGGCGGCGGCATCTCCCTGGGCCACCCGATCGGGGCGTCCGGCGCACGGCTCGTCGTGCACGCGGCGCACGTCCTGGCCCGGCGCGCGGCCGAGGGGCTGCCCGGCCGCGCCGCCGTCGGGCTGTGCGGCGGCGGCGGTCAGGGCGACGCGCTGCTGCTGGAGGTCTGA
- a CDS encoding class II fumarate hydratase — MTSDTVVPGADAPEAEYRIEHDTMGEVRVPAQALYRAQTQRAVENFPISGTPLERGHIEALARVKKAAARANAELGVLDQDVAAAIVAAADEVASGALDAHFPVDVFQTGSGTSSNMNTNEVLATLATRSLGKDVHPNDHVNASQSSNDVFPTSVHVAATAGVVRDLVPALEHLAASLGAKADEYATVVKSGRTHLMDATPVTLGQEFGGYAAAIRYGIERLQAALPRAAEVPLGGTAVGTGINTPAGFPQRVIELLREDTGLPLTEARDHFEAQSARDGLVELSGALRTIAVSLTKICNDLRWMGSGPNTGLGEIFIPDLQPGSSIMPGKVNPVIPEAVLMVAARVVGNDATVAWAGASGSFELNVQIPVIAQGVLESIRLLANASRVLADKTVDGITANVDKARAFAESSPSIVTPLNRVIGYEAAAKVAKHSVKQGLTVREAVIDLGFVERGEVTEAQLDEALDVLSMTRPPQA, encoded by the coding sequence ATGACTTCTGACACCGTCGTCCCCGGCGCCGACGCGCCCGAGGCCGAGTACCGCATCGAGCACGACACGATGGGTGAGGTCCGCGTCCCGGCCCAGGCCCTGTACCGCGCCCAGACGCAGCGCGCGGTCGAGAACTTCCCCATCTCGGGCACCCCCCTCGAGCGCGGCCACATCGAGGCCCTCGCCCGGGTGAAGAAGGCCGCGGCGCGCGCCAACGCCGAGCTGGGCGTGCTCGACCAGGACGTCGCGGCCGCCATCGTCGCCGCCGCCGACGAGGTCGCCTCCGGAGCCCTGGACGCCCACTTCCCCGTCGACGTGTTCCAGACCGGTTCGGGCACCTCGTCGAACATGAACACCAACGAGGTCCTCGCGACCCTCGCCACGCGCTCGCTGGGCAAGGACGTCCACCCGAACGACCACGTCAACGCCTCGCAGTCGTCCAACGACGTGTTCCCGACCTCGGTGCACGTCGCCGCCACCGCCGGCGTCGTCCGTGACCTCGTGCCCGCCCTGGAGCACCTCGCCGCGTCGCTCGGCGCGAAGGCCGACGAGTACGCGACCGTCGTGAAGTCGGGCCGCACCCACCTCATGGACGCCACCCCGGTGACGCTCGGCCAGGAGTTCGGCGGGTACGCCGCCGCGATCCGCTACGGCATCGAGCGCCTGCAGGCCGCGCTCCCCCGCGCCGCCGAGGTCCCGCTGGGCGGCACCGCCGTCGGCACCGGCATCAACACCCCCGCCGGGTTCCCGCAGCGCGTCATCGAGCTGCTGCGCGAGGACACCGGCCTGCCCCTGACCGAGGCCCGCGACCACTTCGAGGCGCAGTCGGCCCGCGACGGCCTCGTCGAGCTGTCCGGCGCGCTGCGCACCATCGCGGTGTCGCTCACCAAGATCTGCAACGACCTGCGCTGGATGGGCTCCGGCCCCAACACCGGCCTGGGCGAGATCTTCATCCCCGACCTGCAGCCGGGATCCTCGATCATGCCGGGCAAGGTCAACCCCGTCATCCCCGAGGCCGTGCTCATGGTCGCGGCCCGCGTCGTCGGCAACGACGCGACCGTCGCCTGGGCCGGTGCGAGCGGCTCGTTCGAGCTCAACGTGCAGATCCCCGTCATCGCGCAGGGCGTCCTGGAGTCGATCCGCCTGCTCGCGAACGCCTCGCGCGTCCTCGCGGACAAGACGGTCGACGGGATCACGGCGAACGTCGACAAGGCCCGCGCCTTCGCGGAGTCCTCCCCCTCGATCGTCACCCCGCTGAACCGCGTCATCGGCTACGAGGCCGCGGCGAAGGTCGCCAAGCACTCCGTCAAGCAGGGCCTCACCGTGCGCGAGGCCGTGATCGACCTGGGCTTCGTGGAGCGCGGCGAGGTCACCGAGGCGCAGCTCGACGAGGCGCTCGACGTGCTGTCGATGACGCGGCCGCCGCAGGCCTGA
- a CDS encoding MFS transporter, with protein sequence MPTPPLGPRDIARPGAVTVALSLVVLAFSLMQTLVVPALPTIGAELGATAQGTGWVITAFLLSGAVLAPVVGNLGDRFGHRRVLLGTLAVFALASAAAAAAPNMSVLLAARAVQGVSTATFPLALALARQLLHGRSLAAAFGWIPGMIGLGAGAALVVGGIVVDALGWRWLFALGTVLVAASAVAIVLLVPRGGAPAVSRSTDWLGTVLLAVGLVATLLAVSQGASWGWGSARTLATGVVGLLLLAVLVRVESRRTAPLVDVRTFRSTSLVLTSVLTVVVGFVPYVCYVAIPVLTQAPTSTGYGHGMSVTVSALAMLPSAVMVFLGGRLTPAMVARIGAGRTAAVASGAMAVGAALMAGWPTSGWGIVVAFGVLGLGNGIGYAICARLVVDFSPATETGAATGLNSVVRTVGSAAAAPVVGVLLARGGVDPASGFTAAFGVAAVAGVVGVVVAVLLARRPVAA encoded by the coding sequence ATGCCCACCCCTCCCCTCGGCCCGCGCGACATCGCGCGCCCGGGAGCCGTCACCGTCGCCCTGAGCCTGGTCGTCCTGGCCTTCTCGCTCATGCAGACCCTGGTCGTGCCCGCGCTGCCGACCATCGGGGCCGAGCTCGGCGCCACGGCCCAGGGGACCGGCTGGGTCATCACCGCGTTCCTGCTCTCCGGCGCCGTCCTCGCCCCGGTCGTGGGCAACCTCGGTGACCGCTTCGGGCACCGCCGGGTGCTGCTCGGCACCCTCGCCGTCTTCGCCCTCGCCTCGGCGGCGGCCGCCGCCGCCCCGAACATGTCGGTCCTCCTCGCCGCCCGGGCGGTGCAGGGCGTCAGCACCGCGACCTTCCCGCTGGCCCTCGCCCTCGCCCGACAGCTCCTGCACGGCAGGTCGCTCGCCGCCGCCTTCGGGTGGATCCCCGGCATGATCGGTCTCGGGGCCGGCGCCGCGCTCGTCGTCGGTGGCATCGTCGTCGACGCGCTCGGCTGGCGCTGGCTCTTCGCCCTCGGCACCGTGCTCGTCGCCGCGTCCGCGGTCGCGATCGTCCTGCTCGTCCCGCGCGGCGGGGCCCCCGCCGTCAGCCGGTCCACCGACTGGCTCGGCACCGTCCTGCTGGCCGTCGGGCTCGTCGCGACGCTCCTCGCCGTGTCCCAGGGCGCGTCGTGGGGGTGGGGCTCCGCCCGCACGCTCGCGACCGGCGTCGTGGGCCTGCTGCTCCTGGCCGTCCTCGTCCGCGTCGAGTCGCGCCGCACGGCACCGCTCGTCGACGTGCGAACCTTCCGCAGCACCTCCCTGGTCCTGACCAGCGTCCTCACCGTCGTCGTCGGCTTCGTGCCCTACGTCTGCTACGTCGCGATCCCGGTCCTCACCCAGGCGCCGACCTCGACCGGCTACGGGCACGGCATGTCCGTGACGGTGTCGGCGCTCGCCATGCTGCCCAGCGCCGTCATGGTGTTCCTCGGCGGACGGCTGACCCCCGCGATGGTTGCCCGGATCGGTGCCGGCAGGACTGCTGCCGTCGCGTCGGGCGCGATGGCCGTGGGTGCCGCGCTCATGGCGGGGTGGCCCACCAGCGGGTGGGGGATCGTCGTCGCGTTCGGTGTGCTCGGTCTGGGCAACGGCATCGGGTACGCGATCTGCGCCCGCCTCGTCGTGGACTTCTCGCCCGCCACCGAGACCGGCGCGGCGACCGGCCTCAACAGCGTGGTGCGGACCGTCGGCTCGGCCGCCGCGGCTCCCGTGGTGGGCGTGCTCCTCGCGCGGGGCGGCGTGGACCCGGCGAGCGGGTTCACGGCGGCCTTCGGTGTGGCCGCCGTCGCGGGCGTCGTGGGCGTCGTCGTCGCCGTGCTCCTGGCGCGCCGACCGGTCGCCGCCTGA
- a CDS encoding carbonic anhydrase yields the protein MTTPTEAWAALRAGNDRFVADAPIHPSQGAARRRELAAAQHPHTVLFGCSDSRVAAEIVFDQGLGDLFVVRTAGHVVDTTVLGSIEYGVEVLGAPLIVVLGHDSCGAVAATANTLRTGEQPPGFVRAVVDKVIPSIAHLAGSADAGSTEDTASGPFADRLRTAHVRHTVGLLRGYSAALDQAVTDGRVAIVGVEYDLQDGSARLVEVAGDVGEQPLS from the coding sequence ATGACCACCCCCACCGAGGCCTGGGCCGCGCTGCGCGCCGGCAACGACCGCTTCGTCGCCGACGCACCGATCCACCCGTCCCAGGGCGCCGCCCGTCGTCGCGAGCTCGCGGCCGCGCAGCACCCGCACACCGTGCTGTTCGGCTGCTCGGACTCCCGCGTCGCCGCGGAGATCGTCTTCGACCAGGGTCTCGGCGACCTGTTCGTGGTGCGCACGGCCGGGCACGTCGTGGACACCACGGTGCTGGGCTCCATCGAGTACGGCGTCGAGGTGCTCGGCGCCCCGCTGATCGTGGTGCTCGGCCACGACTCGTGCGGCGCGGTCGCGGCGACGGCGAACACGCTGCGCACGGGCGAGCAGCCGCCCGGCTTCGTGCGGGCGGTCGTCGACAAGGTGATCCCGTCGATCGCGCACCTCGCCGGCTCCGCGGACGCCGGCTCGACGGAGGACACCGCGAGCGGGCCGTTCGCCGACCGGCTCCGCACCGCCCACGTCCGCCACACCGTCGGCCTGCTGCGCGGGTACTCCGCCGCGCTCGACCAGGCCGTCACCGACGGGCGCGTCGCGATCGTGGGCGTCGAGTACGACCTTCAGGACGGCTCCGCCCGCCTCGTCGAGGTCGCCGGCGACGTCGGCGAGCAGCCGCTGTCCTGA